A section of the Rhizobium sp. SSA_523 genome encodes:
- a CDS encoding LacI family transcriptional regulator, giving the protein MTGLGITTVSRALKDAPDIGTDTKERVRLVANQLGYQPNRAGVRLRTGKTNVIALVLSIDEELMGFTSQMMFGISEVLAGTQYHLVLTPHVHQKDPMAPVRYILDTGSADGMIVSRTAPDDPRVALMTERNFPFATHGRTDMGIVHPFHDFDNETYAFQAVERLVARGRRRIALLAPPARLSYYIHTRVGFERALSAFGATEVSMGRITSESPLDEIRAHMKDLMQSAEPPDGIISISGSATISLVAGLEAAGRRLGDGVDLVSKQSADFLNWVRPEIYTVNENVRHAGRELAKAVIARIDGVSPDLLQSISEPLWSSMAPKP; this is encoded by the coding sequence ATGACGGGACTGGGCATTACCACGGTCTCACGGGCCTTGAAGGACGCGCCGGATATCGGCACCGACACCAAGGAGCGCGTCCGGCTGGTCGCAAACCAGCTCGGCTATCAGCCCAATCGCGCTGGTGTCCGCTTGCGCACGGGCAAGACCAATGTCATCGCTTTGGTGCTCAGCATCGATGAGGAATTGATGGGCTTCACCAGCCAGATGATGTTCGGCATTTCCGAAGTTCTGGCCGGTACGCAATATCATCTCGTGCTGACGCCGCATGTCCATCAGAAGGACCCCATGGCACCGGTGCGCTACATCCTCGACACGGGGTCGGCAGATGGCATGATCGTTTCTCGCACGGCGCCGGATGATCCGCGGGTGGCACTGATGACGGAACGCAATTTTCCCTTTGCCACGCATGGGCGCACCGATATGGGCATCGTGCATCCTTTCCACGATTTCGATAACGAGACCTATGCCTTTCAGGCGGTCGAGCGGCTGGTCGCACGGGGCCGGCGGCGGATTGCGCTTCTGGCGCCTCCGGCCAGGCTGTCCTATTACATCCACACGCGGGTGGGCTTCGAACGGGCCCTATCGGCATTCGGCGCGACCGAGGTATCCATGGGCCGCATCACGAGCGAATCGCCGCTCGACGAGATCCGCGCCCATATGAAGGATCTGATGCAATCCGCCGAGCCGCCGGATGGCATCATCTCGATCAGCGGTAGCGCCACGATCTCCCTGGTGGCGGGTCTGGAGGCGGCCGGCCGACGTCTGGGGGACGGCGTGGATCTGGTTTCCAAGCAATCGGCAGATTTTTTGAACTGGGTGCGGCCGGAGATCTACACGGTCAATGAGAATGTCCGCCATGCCGGCCGCGAACTCGCCAAGGCGGTCATCGCCCGCATTGACGGCGTCTCGCCCGATCTCCTGCAGAGCATCAGTGAGCCCCTCTGGTCGTCCATGGCGCCAAAACCCTGA